The Corynebacterium marinum DSM 44953 genome contains the following window.
CCCTCGCGGTTTGGGCGAGGTGATGGCTGGTGAAATCCGGGCCGTGATCGACATAGAGCACGTCCGGGATCCCGCACATCGGCCACTCGGGATCACGTTTGGGCCAGATTCCCTGCCGCAGCGCCAGGGCGGTGTTCATCGCCGAGGGGGCACCGAGAAAGACCAGGTAACCGCAGACCGCGCGGGAGTAGTCATCCAGGATCACCGTCAACCAGGGGCGGGCGGGGGCACCGTTGGCGTCCCGAATGAGGAGGTCGAGTGCGGTGTGATCGGCCTGCCAGGTGGCATTGGCCCGCTCGGCCCGGTGTCGCCAGACCAGCTCGAAGGTGTCCCGGTAGGCCACTGGCCCCTGGTGGGCGAGGGTGAGCAGGCCCGGATCCAGGTCACCGATGATCGAGCGGACGGTGCTGGAGGAGACGGTGTTCCAGCCCTGTTCGGCGGCGACCGCCTTGGCCCTGCGGGTGATCGCCGCTCCTGTCAGCCGTGGTCTGATCAGGGCCAACCCCTCGATCAGGGCATGGAGTTCCGGATGGATCCGTCGCCCCCGGGGTGCTGGTTGGACCGGGGATAACCCGGCTATTCCCTCGGTGCGGTAGGCCGCGTGCCAGCGCTGCAGGGTCCGTAACCCGATCCCTGCCTGGGTGGCCAGCCGGGTCAACGGGATCCCGTCCTCGACGTGTCGGCGCAGTATCTCCCAGCGGGCGGCGGCGGTGTGTTCACGTGCGGAGACGCCGGTGGGTGTCTGGGACCTGCCGCCTGCGCTCATGACTACTCCACCCGGTTCGTTTCCCGCCGACGTCGGGGTGGGGTGACTCCGGCCTCGCGGCGCAAGGTCCGGCAGGCGGTGGTGCGGCTCACACCTAGAACTGTACCGATCTAGGCGAGGGTCATGTCTTTGTGCTCATAGCAGTTTCCGCGCGGTGCGCAGTGTATCTCCACTCAGGAGCGGGGCGGGCCCCTCGGGCGGCCTCGAGCCCGGCTGGGGTTTTCAGAACTCGTCTGTCTAGCTGCCTATCGTGACCTGGGCGAGTGAAGTCGAATTCTGACATTCTGATGCCAGTACTCACCTGCACTGTCCGTCATTTTTCAGAAGCCATGTTCACTCACCAGCACCAGGAGCGAGGTCCTGTCCTTCGGCGGTGTGGGTATCTACCGGTCGGGGAGGTAGGTACCGGTAGAGGGTGGTGCGGGCAATGTTTGTTTTCTCCACGATCTCGCGCATCGAGAATCCTTCATTGCGCAGATGCTCGGCATATTTCAACTTGTCTGGGTCGACCACACTGGGCCTGCCCACCCGCTTGCCCTTCGCCGTGGCCACGGCTCGGGCGTGAGCTGCGCGCTCGAGGGCGTAGGTGCGTTCCATCTGCCCGAACAACGACAGGATCACCACCGCCAGTTGGGCCATCGGATCATGAGGGTCGGAGGAATCGACCTTGATCGGATCGGCCAGGGTGCGTACCCCGACCTCGCGCTCCTGGAGGTCGTGGATCAGGTTGAGGGTGTCGCGAACGGTGCGCCCCAACCGGTCGAGGGTGTGGACGACGATGACATCACCCGCGCGAGCTTGATCCAGTGCCTTGTGGAGTCCCGGGCGGTTGGTGGTGGATCCGGATTTCTTGTCGACGTAGATGTATTTGTCCGCAATACCTTCCTGGCGCAGCGCGTCGACCTGACGGTCGAGGTCTTGTTTTGCGGTCGACACTCGGGCATATCCGATCTTCATGCCGAAATCGTACCGGAAGTATATTCCGCAACGGGTCTGACGGGACAGTCTATTGGGATAACTTGTGGAACAGGCGCGTCCTGGGACAATGAATTTTCAATTCATTGTCAATAGAGGTGTCCCACTTCCAAGGAAGTGGGACACCTTGATCGGTACGTGGGCCGCCGCTGGCCTGGGCCGGAAGCTGCCGGCAATAGCCCTCACCTTTAAATCACGTCGGGAACACCGCCAACTAGGCAGCCACTTCCTTCCTGCGCAGTGAAGGCCTCAGCCTGAAAGTGCAGACGACCTCTGGCAACGACGCCACCCCATGTCGAAGTTAGTTCAGCAACAGCTGTATAGTTCAGCACATGCTGACTATTGCTTCTCGTCTAGACGTGATGAACCGGTTGGGTCGGGCCATGGCGGATCCGACTCGTTCCCGCATTCTCCTGGCGCTGCTGGAGGGGCCGGCCTACCCGGCCGCTCTCGCCCAGGATCTGGAACTGACGCGCTCGAACGTGTCGAACCATCTCGCCTGCCTGAGGGACTGCGGAATTGTTGTCGCCGAACCGCAGGGGCGACAGACCCGCTACGAGATCGTTGATGCTCATCTGGCGCAGGCGTTGAACGCGTTGCTGGATATCACCCTGGCCGTCGATGACAACGCCGAATGCATCGACGTCGGATGCGCCGTACCTGGGTGTGTCACTGGACAGGAGAGTGCGTAGTGGTAACCGGTCTACTGTCGGCGATTGGTCTGTTTATCGCCACCAATATCGACGACATCATCGTGCTCTCGCTGTTTTTTGCCCGCGGGGCGGGGCAAAAAGGGACCACGCTTCGGATTCTGGCTGGTCAGTACCTCGGCTTCATGGGCATCCTCGCGGCCGCAGTCCTGGTCACGCTGGGGGCAGGAGCATTCCTACCCGCTGAGGCGATCCCGTACTTCGGACTAATTCCCCTGGCCCTGGGACTATGGGCGGCCTGGCAGGCCTGGCGAAGCGATGATGACGACGATGATGATGCGAAGATCGCCGGGAAAAAGGTGGGTGTGCTGACCGTCGCCGGTGTGACGTTTGCCAACGGTGGCGACAATATCGGCGTCTACGTCCCGGTCTTCCTCAACGTGGACACTGCCGCCGTCATCATCTACTGCATCGTTTTCCTCGTCCTGGTGGCAGGCCTGGTCCTGCTGGCAAAGTTCGTGGCCACCCGCCCGCCCATCGCAGAAGTCCTTGAGCGCTGGGAGCACGTGCTGTTCCCGATCGTCCTGATCGGCCTGGGCATCTTCATCCTCGTCAGCGGCGGCGCCTTCGGCCTCTAATAAGCCCATCCCGAGCGCCCGGGTGGCCTATCCAGGTGTTGCCATCGGCGTCGACTGAACCGCCATTCGAAGCCGCGGAAAAACCGCCAAACGAAGCTGCAAGTCACACTCCGCCTGTGGGAACGGCAATCGTCCCCCTTGTCACGTAAACGATCGAATATGACACAAGGGGGAGGGGAGAACTCCGGGACGCTTCAGTGTGACCTGCCCCGCGGTCATGCTCGGTGGGTCTAGGTCGTGTTACGAAAGTCGCTTGAGCCAGTACCGGATCACCGCTACCTGAACAGTGGCCTCGAAGTGCACCGCTAACTTGTCGAAACGGGTGGCACACCCACGGTGCTGCTTGATCCGGTTGATCCCCCGTTGGTTGCGTCCGTTAGCGTGGTGTATCTGTAACTGCCGGTGACGACCCCATGAATGCACGAGGCGACCACCGCAGTACCTTTCGAATCAACTCCTACATCTCCTCGAAAGGGACAACCGCGATGGCCGCTGGCCCCCATTCTATCGACCCCACCACCTATCTCGACGACCTGCTGTCCCAAGCCTCCCCGGACCTGATGAGACAGATGCTGCAGAACTTCATCAACCAGATCCTCTCCACCCAGGCCGACCAGATCTGCGGCGCCGAATACGCCACCACCAGTGATGCTCGCACCAATGTCCGCAACGGCTACCGCCACCGCGACCTCGACACCCGCGTCGGCACCGTGGACGTCGCCGTGCCTAAGCTGCGCACCGGGTCGTTCTTCCCGGACTGGCTACTGGAGCGCCGCACCCGGGCCGAACGGGCCCTGACCACGGTGATCGCCACCTGCTACCTAAAAGGCGTGTCGACGCGCAGGATGAACGACCTGGTCGCCAGCCTGGGGATCAACAATCTCTCGAAATCACAGGTCTCAGAAATGGCCAAGGATCTTGATCAGATGGTGGAGGATTTCCGGACCCGCCCGTTGGATTCCGGCCCGTACCTGTATGTCTCGTGTGACGCGCTGACCATGAAGGTCCGCGAAGGCGGCCGCGTGGTCAAAACCTCCGTCCTGCTGGCCACCGGAGTCAACGCCGAAGGCTACCGGGAACTACTCGGTATGCAGGTCGCCACCTCGGAGTCGGTCGCCTCCTGGACCGGGTTCTTCCGCGACCTCAAGGCCCGCGGCCTGGACCAGGTGTACCTGGTCACCAGCGACGCGCACCTGGGCATCCAGCACGCCATCGGCGACGTCCTGCCCAACGCCTCCTGGCAACGGTGCCGCACGCACTTCGCGAAGAACCTCTCCGGGCTGGTGCCCAAGACCCAGTGGCCGACGCTGTCGGCGATGTTCCACACGATCTTCCAGCAACCCGATGCCCAGGCTGTATGGGATCAGGCCCGGGAGGTGGTGGGCTTCTGTGAGCAGAAGTTCCCCCATGTCGCGCACTCACCTCGAGGAAGCGCTCGACGAGCTGCTGGCGTTCACGAACACGCCAAGGGCGGTGTGGACGAAGGTGTGGTCGAACAACCCGACCGAAAGGCTCAACCGGGAGATCCGCCGGCGCACCGACGTCGTCGGGATCTTCCCCAACCGCGACGCCGTCGTCCGCCTCGTCGGTGCCGTGTTGGCGGAGCAGCACGATGATTGGATCCAGCAGAAGCGCTACATGTCGCTGACGAGCCTGGAGCAGACGAAGACGATGATGACCGCCGGCGTCATCGATGCCGGCGAGCCCACCCGGGAGGTCGCATGAGCCAGTCTCACCATCGGGCTCGTGCCGGTCCCTGACACCGTCATGCTGCTTGTTTTATCGAAAGGCAGAAACACCACTTCCGTGGACTTGACCCCCCCGTTCCACGGTGTTGCGGCGCCGGTAGGCTGCGGTGTCGAAAGCAGGGGGTCGGCCACCGGCCGATCCCCTGCGCCGACGGTTCGCGACCTGATCCTTCGGCTGGGAAATCGTGGCCTTGATGCCCCTCGATCTCAGATACTTGCGGTTGGCGCGTGAAGAATACGCCTTGTCCGCCAGCACCCGCTCGGGTCGTTTCCGCGGCCGACCACGCCCGGTGGACGGCACCCGGATCTTCTCCAGTACCGGCACCATCTGCGGCCCATCTCCTGCCTGACCAGGGGTGATCACCACCGACATCACCCCGCAGTCCGCGTCGGTACCGACGTGGATCTTCGTTGACCACCCGCCCCGGGATCGTCCGAAGCCATGATGGGCCGGCTCCCCCGAGTGCCGGGTGACACTGTCCTTGCGCGCACCTGCGGCGTGGACATGCCCGCGGGTGGTCGTGGAATCGACGCTGACCTCCCAGGAGAGCTTTCCGGTGTGCTGGGCCTGGGCAAGCAACCGGGTATGCACGTCCTGCCACACCCCGTCAGCCCTGAGCCGGACGAACAGGTGGTAGATCCGCCACCACGGTCCGTAGCGTTCGGGGACGTCGCGCCAGGGGCAGCCGGTACGGATGCGGAAGAAGATGCCGTTGACCAGGGATCTCAAGCCCCAGGTGCGGGGTCGGCCCCGGCGTGACGGGGCGGGCAGGAGTGTGGCGAGCAGGGTCCATTCGGCGTCGGTGAGGTCATGCCGGGCCGAGGGCGGTAAAGTAGGCAACGAGGGTTTCCTTGCAAGCGTTGATGATTAGACACCAACACCGTGCGCTGGGAAACCCTCGCTTGTGTTTAAGACACGCCGGTGTCACTCACCGGACTTTCGCAACACGACCTAGACCCTTGTGACATACCCTACTGGGGTATAACATCAGAAGACAGCGACTATCCGACACGCGAAGGGAAGCAGCCGCATGGCCGACATCACCAAGAATTACCAGGTCGAAGGGATGACCTGCGGACACTGCGAGAAGTCCGTGCAGGAGGAGATCGGCGAGATTCTCGGAGTCACCGACGTGCAGGCATCGCACGAGACCGGCGCAGTCAGCGTCTCCGGCGCCGGCTTCACGGACGAGCAGATCGCAGAAGCGGTGGAGGAGGCCGGCTACTCCCTCAAGTAGCGGCTGCACCTCCCGGCCCGGCACCCTCCAGGGGTGCCGGGCTTTTCGCGTGCACGCCCCTTGCCAGATACCCCAGTGGGGTATAGCGTCGGAAGTTGAAGGAAGGAATGGTACAGCCATGACACACACGCCACAGATGCAGCCGGCGGTCGACCTGGTGCAGGTCGACCTCGGCGTGACAGGAATGACCTGCACGTCGTGTTCGGCCCGCGTCGAGCGCAAGCTCAACAAGGTCGAGGGCGTGGAGGCGACCGTCAACTTCGCCACCGAATCGGCGAGCGTCTCCTACGACCCGGCCAAGATCGACCCAGGCTCCCTCATCGAGGTCGTCCGGAACGCGGGTTACGATGCATTCGAGGTCGCCGGGGAGTCCGCGGCGGAGGATGCGGGGATCGACGGGGCGTCGATAAGCGAGGACCCCCATGAGGCCGCCCGCCGGCGCGAG
Protein-coding sequences here:
- a CDS encoding cadmium resistance transporter; this encodes MRRTWVCHWTGECVVVTGLLSAIGLFIATNIDDIIVLSLFFARGAGQKGTTLRILAGQYLGFMGILAAAVLVTLGAGAFLPAEAIPYFGLIPLALGLWAAWQAWRSDDDDDDDAKIAGKKVGVLTVAGVTFANGGDNIGVYVPVFLNVDTAAVIIYCIVFLVLVAGLVLLAKFVATRPPIAEVLERWEHVLFPIVLIGLGIFILVSGGAFGL
- the cmtR gene encoding Cd(II)/Pb(II)-sensing metalloregulatory transcriptional regulator CmtR, yielding MLTIASRLDVMNRLGRAMADPTRSRILLALLEGPAYPAALAQDLELTRSNVSNHLACLRDCGIVVAEPQGRQTRYEIVDAHLAQALNALLDITLAVDDNAECIDVGCAVPGCVTGQESA
- a CDS encoding recombinase family protein — translated: MKIGYARVSTAKQDLDRQVDALRQEGIADKYIYVDKKSGSTTNRPGLHKALDQARAGDVIVVHTLDRLGRTVRDTLNLIHDLQEREVGVRTLADPIKVDSSDPHDPMAQLAVVILSLFGQMERTYALERAAHARAVATAKGKRVGRPSVVDPDKLKYAEHLRNEGFSMREIVEKTNIARTTLYRYLPPRPVDTHTAEGQDLAPGAGE
- a CDS encoding heavy-metal-associated domain-containing protein, which gives rise to MADITKNYQVEGMTCGHCEKSVQEEIGEILGVTDVQASHETGAVSVSGAGFTDEQIAEAVEEAGYSLK
- a CDS encoding Mu transposase C-terminal domain-containing protein; the protein is MSAGGRSQTPTGVSAREHTAAARWEILRRHVEDGIPLTRLATQAGIGLRTLQRWHAAYRTEGIAGLSPVQPAPRGRRIHPELHALIEGLALIRPRLTGAAITRRAKAVAAEQGWNTVSSSTVRSIIGDLDPGLLTLAHQGPVAYRDTFELVWRHRAERANATWQADHTALDLLIRDANGAPARPWLTVILDDYSRAVCGYLVFLGAPSAMNTALALRQGIWPKRDPEWPMCGIPDVLYVDHGPDFTSHHLAQTARDLHFEIIYSAVARPQGRGKIERIFRTLNTELLAELPGYLAPGHRRPEPVLTLPELDAAIGAFISSTYHQRIHPEINTTPQQAWLGTGWLPRLPDSIDDLNLLLLTVATPRVVHRDGVHFQGLRYLSPLLAAYVKEPVVIRYDPRDISEIKVFHHDQYICTAVDPDHAAATVSLKDIQAARRARRRQLREQINERIAVVADHNPRPRPTSPEPSPSGTPARKKPKLRTYLEED
- a CDS encoding IS5 family transposase, with the translated sequence MPTLPPSARHDLTDAEWTLLATLLPAPSRRGRPRTWGLRSLVNGIFFRIRTGCPWRDVPERYGPWWRIYHLFVRLRADGVWQDVHTRLLAQAQHTGKLSWEVSVDSTTTRGHVHAAGARKDSVTRHSGEPAHHGFGRSRGGWSTKIHVGTDADCGVMSVVITPGQAGDGPQMVPVLEKIRVPSTGRGRPRKRPERVLADKAYSSRANRKYLRSRGIKATISQPKDQVANRRRRGSAGGRPPAFDTAAYRRRNTVERGGQVHGSGVSAFR